One genomic segment of Synechocystis sp. LKSZ1 includes these proteins:
- a CDS encoding EI24 domain-containing protein, translated as MSDHPLTGFGFLSGASYPLKALRLLRQQPQFWSYIAIPLLLNIALGLFLYWQFLGLSQEGSEWLGIYLQRGWQTWASQLPDFLQGLGLILRALVALIQWTLYFFGLLATGFILAQVGVLLGSPWYGRLSEQLEILCLGQLTVQEIGLGRELWRALAFEFKKLVLILGIGGLSLGLNFAPGLGTLLASGLGISLTATLTCLDCFDPPLERRRLCFRHKLGLVARNLPASAGFGLVCLFLISIPLVNLVTLPLCVSAGTLFCCERIIPRLK; from the coding sequence ATGTCTGACCATCCCCTGACTGGTTTTGGTTTTTTGAGCGGGGCCAGCTATCCCCTCAAGGCCCTGCGTCTGCTGCGCCAGCAACCCCAGTTCTGGAGCTACATTGCGATTCCCCTGCTGCTCAATATCGCCCTGGGCCTGTTTTTATACTGGCAATTTCTTGGTTTGAGCCAGGAGGGCAGTGAATGGTTAGGCATTTACCTGCAAAGGGGTTGGCAAACCTGGGCCAGCCAGTTGCCGGATTTTCTGCAAGGCCTGGGCTTGATCCTGCGGGCCTTGGTGGCCCTGATTCAGTGGACGCTTTACTTTTTTGGCTTGTTGGCGACGGGCTTTATTTTGGCCCAGGTCGGGGTATTGTTGGGCTCTCCCTGGTATGGTCGCCTCTCGGAGCAATTGGAAATTTTGTGTCTGGGCCAATTAACGGTACAGGAGATTGGTCTTGGCCGAGAACTCTGGCGGGCCCTGGCCTTTGAGTTTAAAAAATTAGTGTTAATTCTGGGGATCGGGGGCCTGAGCTTGGGCCTCAATTTTGCGCCAGGCCTGGGAACCCTCTTAGCTAGTGGCTTGGGTATTAGCTTAACCGCGACCCTCACCTGTCTTGATTGCTTCGATCCCCCCCTAGAGCGCCGTCGCCTCTGCTTTCGTCATAAACTTGGCTTAGTGGCCCGTAATCTACCGGCCAGTGCTGGCTTTGGCCTAGTTTGCCTATTTTTAATCAGTATTCCCCTGGTGAATTTAGTCACCCTGCCCCTCTGTGTCAGTGCCGGAACCCTCTTTTGTTGTGAGCGCATTATCCCCCGCCTAAAGTGA
- a CDS encoding ABC transporter ATP-binding protein yields the protein MTYLLEVQEVYAGYVPDVPILKGIHFAIRPGELVTVIGPNGAGKSTLAKAIFGLLTPSRGQIIFKGENIAGLSSDQIVRRGMCYVPQVANVFGTLTIEENLDMGAFLHPGSPKLLKEKIYTMFPKLAQRRQQKAGTLSGGERQMLAMGRALMLDPDLLLLDEPSAALSPLLVKDVFEQIKAINATGKAIILVEQNAKQALMMADRGYVLENGQDKLEGTGDGLLNNPQVGELYLGSAYHG from the coding sequence ATGACCTATCTGCTCGAAGTCCAGGAAGTTTATGCCGGCTATGTTCCTGATGTGCCCATTCTGAAGGGGATTCATTTTGCCATCCGACCGGGGGAGTTGGTGACGGTCATTGGCCCCAACGGAGCCGGTAAATCCACCTTAGCCAAGGCGATTTTTGGTCTATTAACTCCTAGCAGGGGGCAAATTATCTTTAAGGGAGAAAATATCGCTGGTTTGTCCTCGGATCAAATTGTGCGGCGCGGGATGTGCTATGTGCCTCAAGTCGCCAATGTGTTTGGCACATTAACCATCGAAGAAAATCTAGACATGGGGGCCTTTCTCCATCCCGGTTCTCCTAAGCTTCTCAAGGAGAAAATTTATACCATGTTTCCCAAATTGGCTCAACGCCGCCAGCAAAAGGCCGGGACGCTTTCCGGGGGAGAACGACAAATGTTGGCCATGGGCCGAGCCCTGATGCTTGATCCCGATTTATTGCTCCTAGATGAACCTTCTGCGGCCCTGTCACCTCTTTTGGTTAAAGACGTTTTTGAGCAAATTAAGGCCATTAACGCCACCGGCAAAGCCATCATCCTGGTGGAACAAAATGCCAAGCAGGCCTTGATGATGGCCGACCGGGGCTACGTCCTGGAAAATGGCCAGGACAAACTGGAAGGAACGGGAGACGGTTTGCTTAACAATCCCCAAGTTGGAGAACTTTACCTGGGATCCGCTTACCATGGCTAA
- a CDS encoding tetratricopeptide repeat protein — protein MRPGILTVLLATSLALPLSTSVATPSDSFSLGTPPSQERLYRNAIQHNPQNLDNYLQLADLLLQQNRPEEAIAVYQQAIHQHPQQADLHYDLAVTLTEQGDFEGALQSYQKALNLDPTHGDALYNMGLVSYAMGNIDQGMAYFRRMIQLYPNHPDSYIWLGKGYYNQNQLPQAIQSWQTAIKLDPQAVYAYSSLGDALAQQGKLDQAVLYYRQALAQPDQEGIPISAHALAHYGLGSVLQRQGQWEAAITEYEKALELAPEFSQAQENLLKAQGHSSL, from the coding sequence ATGCGACCCGGCATCCTAACTGTCCTTCTCGCAACAAGTCTGGCTCTGCCCCTATCGACTTCTGTTGCCACGCCATCGGATTCGTTTTCCCTCGGTACTCCCCCGTCTCAAGAACGTCTTTACCGTAACGCGATTCAGCATAATCCCCAAAATCTAGATAATTATCTCCAGTTAGCCGATCTGCTCCTCCAGCAAAATCGTCCCGAGGAAGCCATTGCTGTTTATCAGCAAGCGATTCATCAGCATCCTCAGCAGGCCGATTTGCACTACGATCTAGCCGTTACCCTAACAGAGCAGGGGGATTTTGAAGGAGCCCTACAGAGTTATCAGAAAGCCCTCAATTTGGATCCGACCCACGGGGATGCTCTTTACAATATGGGTCTAGTTTCCTATGCGATGGGCAATATCGACCAGGGCATGGCTTATTTTCGCCGCATGATTCAGCTATACCCCAATCATCCCGATTCCTACATTTGGTTAGGCAAGGGGTACTATAATCAAAATCAGTTGCCCCAGGCTATCCAAAGTTGGCAAACTGCCATCAAGTTAGACCCCCAAGCCGTCTATGCCTATAGTAGTTTAGGAGATGCCTTGGCCCAACAAGGCAAGCTTGACCAGGCCGTTCTCTACTACCGTCAGGCCTTGGCGCAACCGGATCAGGAAGGAATTCCCATCAGTGCTCATGCTCTAGCTCACTATGGATTAGGCTCTGTACTCCAACGTCAGGGCCAGTGGGAAGCGGCGATTACCGAGTACGAAAAGGCCCTAGAATTAGCTCCAGAATTTAGCCAAGCCCAAGAAAATTTGCTGAAGGCCCAGGGCCATTCCTCACTTTAG
- a CDS encoding ShlB/FhaC/HecB family hemolysin secretion/activation protein, with the protein MRAQRQIWKGIIIASLFGSHGLGIPIPVWGESTPAPLPQDCPVSPESEKYWIKRIEVVGNTILQAEIQALIEPLENRQLSFEELICLRSAISQLYIDRGYITSGAFLPNQQDISDGVVKIQVIEGRLERMEITGLQRLQENYIRSRLERVTGQPLNQQALQDGLALLQLAPLLSQINAELTAGSGPGQSVLLVTVKEAPAFHASIGADNYRPPSIGSEELTFTLSHDNLVGWGDRLAGEYALTEGLGLYNVAYTVPINAMNGTVGFAYYNTETEITESIFQAFQIRNQTETFSFQYRQPVYRSPATEWALGLNLDLRRNQSSLEDIPFCFSLPCSNGATNLTVLRFYQEWLNRDPSNVLAARSQFSFGLSALDATVSDIEPNGQFFSWLGQFQWLNRLNSADWLLLTRFYAQLSPDALPIIEQFSLGGIDTVRGYGQNQLVTDNAVLASVELRIPLTADPSVLQLTPFIEGGTGWNNVLPNPDPSTLIGTGLGLRWRVTPSLALRLDYGIPLVSLNNRGNTLQEQGFYFSLRYQPF; encoded by the coding sequence ATGAGGGCTCAGAGGCAAATCTGGAAAGGTATTATCATTGCTAGCCTGTTCGGTTCGCATGGGCTGGGAATCCCCATTCCGGTCTGGGGCGAATCGACTCCTGCACCTTTACCCCAAGACTGTCCGGTTAGTCCCGAGAGTGAAAAATATTGGATTAAACGGATTGAAGTGGTGGGTAATACGATCCTCCAGGCCGAAATTCAGGCCTTAATCGAACCCCTAGAAAATCGTCAGCTTAGTTTTGAAGAATTAATCTGCCTACGTTCCGCCATCAGCCAACTCTACATTGACCGGGGTTACATTACCTCCGGGGCCTTTTTGCCCAACCAGCAGGACATCAGTGATGGCGTGGTCAAAATTCAGGTGATCGAGGGCCGCCTGGAACGAATGGAAATTACTGGCCTCCAGCGTTTACAGGAGAACTACATTCGCTCTCGTCTAGAACGAGTGACGGGCCAACCATTGAACCAACAGGCCCTCCAAGACGGCCTGGCCCTGCTTCAGTTAGCCCCCCTGCTCAGCCAAATTAATGCCGAATTAACAGCGGGGAGTGGGCCCGGCCAGAGTGTACTTTTGGTAACGGTGAAGGAAGCACCGGCTTTCCATGCCAGTATTGGGGCTGATAATTACCGGCCCCCTAGCATTGGTTCTGAAGAATTAACGTTCACGCTCTCCCACGATAACTTGGTGGGCTGGGGCGACCGACTGGCCGGAGAATATGCTTTGACCGAAGGGCTGGGCCTCTACAATGTTGCCTACACCGTCCCCATCAATGCCATGAACGGCACTGTGGGTTTTGCCTACTACAACACAGAAACGGAAATCACCGAAAGTATTTTCCAGGCCTTTCAAATTCGCAACCAAACGGAAACCTTTTCCTTCCAATACCGCCAGCCCGTCTATCGCAGTCCGGCTACAGAATGGGCCCTGGGTTTAAATCTCGACCTGCGGCGCAACCAGAGTTCCCTCGAAGATATTCCCTTTTGTTTTTCCCTACCCTGTAGCAACGGCGCAACCAACCTGACGGTACTTCGTTTCTATCAAGAATGGCTTAATCGTGATCCCAGCAATGTGTTGGCCGCTCGTTCCCAATTCAGCTTTGGCCTGTCGGCCCTGGATGCCACCGTGAGTGATATTGAACCTAATGGCCAATTTTTTAGTTGGCTGGGCCAATTTCAATGGCTGAATCGACTGAACTCAGCGGACTGGTTGCTATTGACTCGTTTCTATGCCCAACTGAGTCCTGATGCCCTCCCGATCATTGAGCAATTTAGTCTGGGCGGGATCGATACGGTGCGAGGCTATGGTCAAAACCAACTGGTTACGGATAACGCTGTCCTGGCCTCGGTGGAACTGCGGATTCCCCTCACTGCCGACCCCAGTGTCTTGCAACTAACGCCCTTTATCGAAGGTGGCACTGGCTGGAACAATGTCCTGCCCAATCCCGACCCCTCTACCTTGATTGGTACGGGCCTGGGTCTGCGTTGGCGGGTTACCCCCAGCTTGGCCCTGCGTTTAGACTACGGGATTCCCCTCGTCTCGCTGAACAATCGGGGCAATACTCTACAGGAACAGGGCTTTTATTTTTCCCTGCGCTATCAGCCCTTTTAA
- a CDS encoding ferredoxin family protein, whose translation MPHSIVTETCEGIADCVEACPVACIHPGPGKNSKGTDWFWIDFAVCIDCGICLQVCPIEGAILPEERPDLQKTPS comes from the coding sequence ATGCCCCACTCCATTGTCACGGAAACCTGTGAAGGTATCGCCGATTGTGTTGAAGCTTGTCCGGTGGCTTGTATCCATCCCGGCCCAGGTAAAAATAGCAAGGGAACCGACTGGTTCTGGATTGACTTTGCTGTTTGTATTGATTGTGGCATCTGTCTCCAGGTTTGTCCCATTGAAGGGGCGATTTTACCAGAAGAACGGCCTGACCTTCAAAAAACGCCTAGTTAA